A single region of the Enterobacter cloacae complex sp. R_G8 genome encodes:
- a CDS encoding SMI1/KNR4 family protein, producing the protein MLKKLERFGAKSTILPLDELKNILNTLEASTGPIPESYRAYLLHFGVSVLFEVNVVFKALQPSPWSDEQGTDTLESLYGLAESGKEYTVFEMADTYRHDFRDQWLPIGASSGDNQICLCLKGGMSGEIWFWDHESDPIFNDSVVTSGLTKIANSFDEFVDMLTAQDDKIDASGVVKVDLDF; encoded by the coding sequence TTGTTGAAAAAATTAGAGCGCTTTGGAGCGAAATCGACAATATTACCATTAGATGAACTGAAAAATATTTTAAATACATTAGAAGCATCAACAGGGCCAATTCCTGAAAGTTATCGTGCCTATTTACTTCATTTTGGCGTTTCTGTTCTTTTTGAGGTAAATGTTGTTTTCAAAGCGTTACAACCATCTCCATGGTCTGATGAGCAAGGAACTGATACGCTTGAGTCTTTATACGGTCTTGCAGAATCGGGTAAAGAATATACTGTCTTTGAAATGGCTGATACATACCGGCATGATTTTCGCGATCAATGGTTACCGATAGGAGCCTCGTCTGGTGATAATCAAATTTGTCTTTGTCTCAAGGGAGGTATGTCGGGAGAGATTTGGTTTTGGGATCACGAGTCTGATCCAATATTCAATGATTCAGTAGTGACCTCCGGGCTGACGAAAATAGCAAACTCCTTCGATGAGTTTGTTGATATGCTTACTGCTCAGGATGATAAAATAGATGCATCAGGAGTAGTTAAAGTCGATCTTGATTTTTAA